The genomic DNA TTAAGGACTTGGTTTAGATTTAGGACTTGGTGTGAAGACTTCATGTAGAACTGGCCAAGAAAAAGGCAAATAATGTATCGGAATTTCTGTGGAGAGGTCTTGCATTGGGCTTAAACCTCAAACAAAAATTTCAATAGCTGtaattttcagtattttacagacaaatgcaagatgaTCTCTCACCGGGACATTGGAAGGCTTTTTGGAGCAGCCTCCTTGGCATCTAAATTTAGTGTTAAATACCCTAAATAAACCACTTGAACCTCTGTCACAAATATCTGTTtccacaaaaaatgttttttccagtTGCCACTGCTTCAGCAAGAAGAGTTTCAGAACTAGAAACTTTATCAGCTGAACCACATCACTGCACTTTCCAGCAGGACAAAGTTGTTTTAAGAACTAAGGCAGTTTTCATTCCTACAGTAAATTTGGTATTCCATAGGCACAGGTCCTTTCGTCTTTCTGTCAGCATCCAAGTCATCCTATCAAAAACTGTGGCATACACTGGTTGTTAGGAGACCACTGCAGATCTAAATTGAATGCACTAGCCATTTCAGAATCCCAttgttgctttttgttttataCTGTTCATCAGTGAATTGATACCTTGGCTGCTTTCTTACATCTCCAGTGACTAAAATGGTGCATCGCAGAATCTTACAAGGCCGGAAGCCTTCCTGTTCCCACAAACGTCCATGCTTATTCTCTGAGTAatggctgcttcctgggctgaAAGGTCATATGCATCCTACAAAGAGGGAAGGCAGTCGCTTGTTTGTCAGTACCCCTCTTTACAAAGTTTTATAAGCTGGATGTGCAAGCCTCGTGTGGCTTTTGATCAAATGGTTCTGCGTGCCATGATATCGCAGTGACCAGACAGGAGTCTTACTCAGTTGTGTATACTTAATTATACTATACCATCCTTGGCTACTTGCTGATATTGGATGTACCACCTCTATGGGATCTGCAGACCTCCCTTGTACAGACGAataggaaaatgtattttaacgTACTGAAAGTTTCTTTTGTTTTAGTGGGAAGCTCTGCAGACCTGTCTTGCCCACAACAAGCATTTTTCATTTCCAGGAGACTAATTTCTTTTTGTTCTTGACATTTTCACTTGCCATGCGTTAGGCCAGAATTAATACCTGCTCTGCTGCAAGAAATCTTAATAAGTTTCTGGTGTTTCAATAAGCTACTAATCCTTTGAGAATTTAATACATGAGCAACAGCTGTAAAAGCATCTTGAACTGATGGAATTTGCAAGGGGATAGCCATTCCCATCTTGTCCTGATGGATCTGATTCTGCAATAGAAAACCATTGTAAACAGTCTGTGGTGATCTCAGTGGAGAGGCCAAGGATTTAGTGAGCTGGGAAGAGATTGAACTACTCTCAGccaggtgtgtttgtgtgtgtgtgtgtgtgatcaggGTGAGGATTGACATACATTGTTGGAATGATGTGGTGAAGCTTGTATTGCACCGTGCATGCTGTGGGTAACTAGAGGAATTCCTCTGTTCAGGGCTGTCAATCTGACACCTTTCCTGAGTCTTTAAAGTTCATTTAACCAAGACaagtaatttattatttgtattatccgcacctaggagccctcgtcatggaccaggacaacattatgctaggcactgtacaaacacagaacaaaaagatggtctcagCACACAAGCAGCCTAAtagttgtcaagttttttgtaggcattgtggaaaaggagagttttgaaggagggatttggaggaggAGAATGAGGTAGTTTTATGAATATTTAATATATGCACATCAGCTGTTTACCTCAACTCATTTCATGGTTCTGTAGCATCTGACTTGTTCCATTTCATTATCTGGATTATAAATGAATGTGTTTAAGTAGAGTCTGAGTATATGTTCTATCATCATGTTTATGTTGAGCTCTAGCTTCTATTTTTTCCCAGTTCCAGAAAGGTGTAGTGGTTTTGATTTGCCTAGATTTCTCCTGATAGTTTTAGTTATTTTCACTGACCGTGCAAAGCTGCAAGATCTGTGGAAGCAAGGTAAATAGCTTTGTTTGGAACTTTTAGCATCTCTTCAAAGCCcacttatatttttttaaagaaaagattaaaGTTCATATAAAAACTCTAGTGCAGTTGGCGGTTGATCATTTAACGAACTTAGAGGTCTGGACTTTGTTTGGTTATAAGCATCTTTGTTTTAGATGGGATTTTCAATAGCTCTGTCCTAATGCATGGGAGGTTTCTTCCACTCAGGTTAGTTCAACATGGCAGACCAGAGGCAACGTTCGCTGTCTACCTCCGGAGAATCGTTGTACCATGTTCTAGGACTGGACAAGAATGCCACTTCTGATGATATAAAAAAGTCATACAGGTAAAGGGTCACAAGTCTGGTCCCCGACACGTCACAGAGCATGTTTGCTAACCTTTTCAGAGAGTCAGAATGTCATGTTCAGAGTGTTATGTAGTCTGAGCTTATATTTATCAATACTTCTTAGAAGAAAACATCTAGTTTCATCTTATGTCAACTGGGGTAAGAATATATAGAGTACTTCACATGAGCTGTTAGCAGATTTTGAAAATTCAGATATTGGAATTAAACTGCTTGTTTTTTTGATAATTGAATTCTTCCAGATCATTTCTTTCAGTATTTAACTTAATCATGTTAACAAATGTGTAGGCAAGTGTGTTAAGAGTTAAACTCTTTGCCTAGAAGTTGTGCAATTTCTTGCCAGCTCAACAAGAAGCATAATTGTGCCCAATCATGTCTAATTCCCTGAGCAAAGGAACATGCACTGAAGAGACAAATGATGTACATTAACTTTTGTATCAGCAATGTGTTTTAGTATCTGTAAAAATCAGTTCACATTTTTTCACATTAGACttgaaatactgattttttttaaaagccaggtTTGACTTTTaaccttaaaaaacaaaccaatctGAAACTGCTTTGCATTATCCAATCTTTTAATCTTATTTTGGGGGGCGGTGGAGGGGCGTCACAGTACTGTTCTTGTGTTTAATTGCGACTCATAAATATTGTGCTACAGTTCGGTATGGTTATAGTTAACAAATGGCAGTGGCTTGAACATTACACTAAGGGTCAGTAGTAATCTTTGCCTGTGGATGCTCTTAAAAGGAAaactattttctttcatttttgtctttttttcaaaagggcaaaaTTAAAGGAAGTTACCTTTATAGTACTAATAATATTGACATGAAAGTAAAGATGACCCACAAGTATCCAAAGATTAGATAAAATGCTCtcaaaattaattgaaatttGACACAGTAAAAGCTATTAGCCTGACACATGAAACAAGTTTTACCTTATAGGGAAAATGACAGTTTTTCTTTAGTGATCATTTTCCTTACAGAAATTAACCAGGTGAAGCTGCTTGTGTAGTTTTTTAGACTCTTTCTAAGACCACATGCTTCCTGTGCTGTTCATGTTTATAAATTTGAGACTTATTCCCTCATTTCATTTCTCTAGAAAAGCAAATCGCTTTCCCAGCCCCACTACCCAATAATGGTTTCACATGAATGATAGTGATGTAATCGGTATTAAACTACAGAACACTGTGTAGTGGAGCCATCATCTCCGAACTCCTTCACCATCCCATGGACTTGTTATAGAATTTATATATTGGAAACGGGAAACATTAGCTTTATTTAACATAAAGATGCAGGAGTAAGTCTATTTTATAGATTATTTGGAATCTGTGATATAGCACAGTACatgtaaaatctctctcttcactGAGACTATGGCATTACTGGTGAAAGCGAGAAATAGCCCTCCAAGTAATATTGCCATTTCTAGGGTCAAAGTTTTTAGTGCATGCTCATCTTATGCATGTCAAGATTTGTGTACACACATGTTCCAACCCTCATTTTTCAGGTGCCCATCAAGGTATTGCCACACCTAAGTCTAGCACATGCAAAAGTTTATACAGCCTTTCCAATGAGTATTTCTGAAAATATGGCAACTAATTTAAGGTCCCATATGGCAAATTTCTATAGCAGGTTAAACAACCATATCCCCCCACCACAGAAAAGGGCCAAGTATAGTTCGGTGGCATTACCCAGGTTTTGTACCACAGAATTACAATGGCTCAAATAAAGTATGGAAGATCGGGTTCTCTTTTCATATCTATTAATAGGGTATTTTACCAGTTTTTCTTCAGAGATTCTTTTTATTCTCTTCCGAGTGTCTGAACTTTCAAATTTGAACAGCATTCAAAGATCAAAAGAACCTTTTTGTTCCTGAATTCAGTGACCTCAACAGGCTATATAAACTTTCAGATCCATTGTAGCCACGTTGCTGAAAACTTAATGGAGTCTATAATGATTTTCTGATACCTGGTAACTGTGAAAGTTAATTCCTCCACAAGCACATCTTGAATTGAACAATAGGCTGTTTCAGCACAATGATTTGAGCACTGATCCCAAATAATTGTCAGTTCTATTTTTAGTTTACTAGACGTTGCAGGTTAGATGTGGCAGCATTCtcagatgtggccttcagaaCCCTGTCATAGATTTGTTGTGCTTTCTATACTGTTATGTATGTCCCCCTTCAGTTGGAGCATTGCTACTCAGAATTTCACGGTACAAATTGCTGGATCAGATGAGCAGAAAAGAAAGCTTCCTCTGTTTTTTGTACTGAAGTCTCAATCTGAAACTCACCCTGTGAGCTCTGCTAGGCTAGTGGGATAGACCATATAGAAAAATTACACTTTTGTTACCGTCTAAAGGAGACTCAATGGGGCAATGGAAAGATAGAAGTGAAGTAAATCATAATTCTGTAAATACTCTTGCCTGAGACTGGAGAGCCTGTCAGCTTTGATGGGAGGAAAGATGGACAGGTCAATTTACCCATTGTAGTAGGATGAATTACAAAAAAAAGCAGCTGagaatttttttctcccaccCCACAGGAAACTTGCATTGAAATATCATCCTGATAAGAACCCAGATAATCCAGAGGCTGCAGATAAATTTAAAGAGATCAACAATGCACATGCAATATTGACTGATGCCACAAAACGAAACATCTATGATAAGTATGGCTCCTTGGGCCTGTATGTAGCAGAGCAGTTTGGAGAGGAGAATGTCAACACATACTTCGTCCTATCCAGCTGGTGGGCAAAGGTAAGTGAAATAAAGATTTCTTTGCACTTATTCTGAACAGATGCTTAGCCATTCCATAGGTGCTGTACTACTGTTGGTAATTGGATATTCAtggtattttatttcatttatttgatATTTCTGGCACCTATCCAGAACTCTAGACAGATCCCAACATTTAAAACACAATTAGAAAATCTGTCTTCATACAATACTTTGATCCATCAAATTTCCAGTTACAAATTCCCAGTTAATAGACTCTTCCACAAAAAACTGCACACCATAGCTAGTCATTTAATAGAATCACACCTCCGTCACCCTCCAGTTTCCTTTGCCTCTGAACCCTCAACCTCCCTAAATGATTAAGAGAAAAGATAAGATTAGCAGTGTGGCCAGGAAGATTAGCAAATCTGAGCTCTCCTAGACTAATGAGGGAAGCAAATTCAAAAGCTGAGGGACCCCCTCATGGAGAATGCCCTCCCATTTGTGTTGAGGTCTCTAGCTTAGGCATCTGCATTGATTTTAACTGTGACAACATGGCCAAGGAAAGAGAGGCGGTCCTTTAAGCAACCagtttctgaaacattttaaggCTTAATAGATTAAAACAGGCACTTAGATAACTTCCCAGAAATGTATTGTTCATCAGTATCTCTCTGTATTGATGGTGTGTGCTTTCTGAGTGCTGCTCAACTGCTAGGCAACAACATTCTGCACTATCTTGATCTTCCACAGGTTCTCAGGGTGCTACTGCAGGTAGGGCCCATCACAGTAATCTGTCAAGTAACACAGGCACAAATAACAGTAGCCCGTTCTGCGTTGTCGTGAGAGGCAGATGGAAACGATGTTTggttgtgggtttgtttgtttgttagcaaCAGCTGCTACTAGATTTTACAAAAACATCCCTGGACCTAGTAAATTCCAAGATTGCAAAGGTGAGCCACAAATCAGAAACGCACTCCCTTATACAGGCAAgctcactaaggctaggtctacactacccgcctgaatcggcgggtagaaattgacctctcggggatcgatttatcgcgtcccattgggacgcgacaatccatcccctaatcgacgctcttactccaccagcggaggtgggagtaagcgccgttgacaggaagccgtggaggtcgattttgccacggTCCTCActgcggggtaagtcggctgcgatacgtcgaattcagctacgctattcacgtagctgaatttgcgtatcttaaatcgactcccccctgtagtgtagatgtagcctaagtatTCCCATCTTTTCCCTCAACACCCACCATTGCTTCAGCCAGTTTGCCCTCATCACTATTCAATTTAATAGAtaatggattatttatttattctgctgCACCTAGCCAGTTCTGAAATGATGGAAACAACAGAGCTGAATATTATTGTAGTCAGTAACACTGTGGCTCATGTGTCCTCCTGAACTCTCTTAATAATCTCATATGCACATTGAACAGGAGATGTAATAAATTTTATGTCGAGAGTTTCTGGCAATAAACGTGGCCAGTTCCCAAGAATCAGTGTGTTTTACTTGATTCATGTTTATATTGTTGCACTCATATGCATGCAAACCCTGATATAAAATTGTGAGATCTTTACCACTCAGAAATGTAGagtgtttaaaagaaaatatgagaTGTGAGTTATGTATAATCTATaaatcattctttttttttttttttttggatggaggaggaggatgtttgTCATATGCAAATATATCATAATTAATTACATTTCTTAGGAGCGCCTCAATTCTTAGTAG from Malaclemys terrapin pileata isolate rMalTer1 chromosome 12, rMalTer1.hap1, whole genome shotgun sequence includes the following:
- the DNAJC5 gene encoding dnaJ homolog subfamily C member 5, producing MADQRQRSLSTSGESLYHVLGLDKNATSDDIKKSYRKLALKYHPDKNPDNPEAADKFKEINNAHAILTDATKRNIYDKYGSLGLYVAEQFGEENVNTYFVLSSWWAKALFVFCGLITGCYCCCCLCCCCNCCCGKCKPKPPEGSEQEYYVSPEDLEAQLQSDEREAADTPIVIQPASASETTQLTTDSHPSYHTDGFN